Proteins encoded in a region of the Methanobrevibacter millerae genome:
- a CDS encoding DUF11 domain-containing protein encodes MKKRMLLIISIIIICFFSISCVNAESNLTNDILGDDLSYKSFTDLQSLIQDSSGVVELTDNYKYNSTIDTSDFSNGIFIPNPVTINGNGHSIDALNKAKIFTITGSNVLLNNITFKNAYGDLFGGAISWSGTGGSLLNCQFDSCKAKIDGGAIYWSGTYAKIDNSNFTSCSAFEAGGSSGGAVMIAGKFSNIQNSIFDSNIGQNGGGLAISGDMPYLDNLTFVNNYATSRGGGLYVTGGSCEISNCKFINNSAQGQGGGAYFDAWAQELTSLTFVNNSAALGGGLVFKSWSNGFLVNSEFYNNHAAYGGGAILEQGQTGLFMNLKIINNSANGYGGAICLNHAILRFSDIINNTAYVGGGVYASGGEIYNDTHFSGNAAEFLDSIALLDNVDLHGNFDCDIGYVNVTDDVSPLSRDVYKMVKLSNGYYAYCNEKYGDGPNDAYFYENIDLIKNRLTGEFIGEYLKILIYDNINSKQDALAVDLTWDIYEFTDGDFRNSLYYPKVKRAISLYDSGLRIPNNATKILQNGTVVTYQFASYITSKANQNLFCFYINESGPVNKTLIKDTLNKTVFVGENVEFNVTLNNQYNFTMCGIVVEDHYSNGLSYVGWNPTHGDWTYNETTKQWHLDSLKSGDVASFVVKFKTTISGVLNNTVVSWSRNTTEVYDNNTTRTYLKNLTIEKIALNPTVFVGNQTTFKIVVKNTGEVSLADVKITEVSYDGLIYDSYKSDESWDYSNNVWVLKRILEPGETVSIDVTFNTTRVGNFTNIVCVSSNITENKTTNNNTTVLKADLEVKKIALTPKVKLGDLTSFEIYVHNIGDVELSNVCIVEESYPGLIYDSWNEDKLWTYDVIGGKHTWTLNRNLTLGEKLAIEVYFKTNSTGNFVNTAVVSSNETENKTVTNNTTVLKPAMDVKKIALNQSVSIGGIAIFEIIVNNVGEVELYDITLNEVIPDGLDYLGYRESKFWTYKGNYVWKANAPLLVNEKESLIVYFNATKVGNLTNEVIVSSNQTENKTSNNTTEVLKCDLYVEKIAHNKTVAINEIVTFEIFVKNTGEIDLTDVTVKDIPQEGLNYVGYRHTNDWNYVGGVWKLNRVLEPQASSVIYVYYNATKLGNLTNTAVVSSNKTENKTDNDTVEVLRPHMSVVKIAKDKTVSLGSNATFEIVVHNDGETDLNNVQVSDIVPEGLIFLSQNSRGLWDYSNGVWILKDTLKVGEYAAFYVTFATNKTGNLTNTVVATSNETGNITNETNVTVLSGNLSVRKITLNHYVAIGESIAFEIFVENTGEIDLHDVYIIEESYEGLIYEGYSNIDDWSYSDGKWILNHILKPGQFTGLLVYFISNKTGNFTNYASAGSNETNKTYTNNTTEVFNTTEEIPISNSTEIESLDLIKTALNKQVTLGDKAIFQIVVHNTGTATLYNVTVSEVFYGGLIYDSFVDYTGLFTKNSNLSWTVDVLYPGEFLGFTVYFNTTKPGEFVNVVSDGNKTDNDTVKVLKPSYTIEKIALNKNLHLGDLAVFEIMVHNDGEVNLDNITVSELLFEGLDYLYFVDYLNSWEYVGDLTWSLNNTLVPGEYSGFFVYFNTTLPGKFINMISSGNKTANDTVEVRDFVFDIEKIAVNKVVKLGDQVIFEIVVHNSGEIPLNNVVVREIFYDGLIYDHYIDENGLWSYDNLTWTLNDLLVPGEYSVFSVVFNTTEVGKFTNVVSYDNKTANDTVEVFTPEYEIGKVALEKSAVVGDEVTFEIYVHNTGKVNVDNITINESSFDGLEFVSFVDNSEFWDYAGNLSWTLNRFIAPGAYVGFFVTFKTTKSGESVNVITSGNKSANDTVEVNKPQYEIDKIVLNKTVQVGEQVIFEIVVHNSGKVAIDNITVVESSFVGLEYVGYLDTTGRWINNGLSWTLSDTLTPGEYIVFFVIFNTTSEGNFTNTIISGNLTENDTVEVLKNETPSENKTTPDVPEVPSEEIPAEEVVVEDKSEVKISSGTGNPILLILLVLLNLVILRRRK; translated from the coding sequence ATGAAAAAAAGAATGCTTTTAATTATTTCGATAATAATTATTTGTTTCTTCTCAATATCATGTGTTAATGCTGAAAGCAATCTAACTAATGATATTTTGGGTGATGATTTGAGTTATAAATCATTCACGGATTTACAGTCGTTAATACAAGATTCTTCTGGTGTTGTAGAACTAACTGATAATTATAAATATAATTCAACTATTGATACTTCTGATTTTTCAAATGGAATATTTATTCCTAATCCTGTTACCATCAACGGAAACGGCCATTCTATCGATGCTTTAAATAAAGCTAAAATCTTTACCATTACTGGATCTAATGTACTTTTAAACAACATAACTTTTAAAAATGCTTATGGTGATCTTTTCGGTGGAGCTATATCCTGGTCAGGTACTGGAGGTAGTCTTTTAAACTGTCAATTCGACTCATGTAAAGCGAAAATAGATGGTGGTGCTATCTATTGGTCAGGAACTTACGCCAAAATCGATAATTCAAATTTCACTTCATGCAGTGCATTTGAAGCCGGAGGTTCAAGTGGTGGTGCTGTCATGATAGCTGGAAAATTTTCAAATATCCAAAATTCAATTTTTGATTCGAATATTGGTCAAAATGGTGGTGGATTAGCTATTAGCGGAGATATGCCTTATTTGGATAATTTGACTTTTGTTAATAATTATGCTACTTCAAGAGGCGGAGGTCTTTATGTGACTGGGGGTAGTTGTGAAATATCTAACTGTAAGTTTATCAACAACTCTGCTCAAGGTCAGGGTGGCGGTGCATATTTCGATGCATGGGCACAGGAATTAACATCTTTGACTTTTGTAAATAACTCCGCTGCATTAGGTGGAGGTTTAGTATTCAAATCATGGAGTAATGGTTTTCTTGTAAATTCTGAATTCTATAATAATCATGCTGCATACGGTGGTGGAGCCATTCTTGAACAAGGACAAACAGGTTTATTCATGAATTTAAAAATTATAAATAATTCTGCAAATGGTTATGGTGGAGCTATATGTTTAAATCATGCTATTTTAAGATTTTCTGATATAATTAACAACACCGCATATGTTGGTGGTGGAGTTTATGCTAGCGGTGGAGAAATATATAATGATACTCATTTCTCAGGCAATGCTGCTGAGTTTTTAGATTCAATTGCACTTTTAGATAATGTGGACCTTCACGGTAATTTCGATTGCGATATTGGTTATGTTAATGTTACTGATGATGTAAGTCCATTGTCTAGGGATGTTTATAAAATGGTTAAATTATCAAATGGTTATTATGCATATTGTAATGAAAAATATGGTGATGGGCCTAATGATGCTTATTTCTATGAAAATATAGATTTAATTAAAAATAGATTAACTGGAGAGTTCATAGGTGAATATCTCAAAATTCTAATCTATGATAATATTAATTCCAAACAGGATGCATTAGCGGTAGATTTAACTTGGGACATTTATGAGTTCACTGATGGTGATTTTAGAAACTCCCTATATTATCCTAAAGTAAAAAGGGCAATAAGCTTGTACGATAGTGGGTTAAGAATTCCAAACAATGCCACTAAGATTTTACAAAATGGTACTGTTGTAACATATCAGTTTGCTTCATACATTACTTCAAAAGCTAATCAGAACTTGTTCTGTTTTTATATAAATGAAAGCGGACCAGTCAACAAAACCTTGATTAAAGATACTTTAAATAAAACAGTATTCGTCGGTGAAAATGTTGAATTTAATGTTACATTAAATAATCAGTATAATTTCACAATGTGTGGTATTGTTGTTGAAGATCATTATTCAAACGGTTTAAGCTATGTTGGGTGGAATCCTACTCATGGTGACTGGACTTATAATGAAACCACTAAACAATGGCATTTAGATAGCCTAAAAAGTGGAGATGTTGCTTCATTTGTTGTAAAATTCAAAACAACTATTAGTGGAGTATTGAACAATACTGTTGTTTCATGGTCTAGAAACACTACTGAGGTATATGATAATAATACAACTCGCACATACCTTAAAAATCTCACAATTGAAAAAATTGCACTTAACCCAACTGTTTTCGTTGGAAATCAAACAACATTTAAAATCGTAGTTAAAAACACAGGTGAAGTAAGTTTGGCTGATGTTAAAATAACTGAGGTTTCTTATGATGGTTTGATTTATGATTCATACAAATCAGATGAGTCATGGGATTATTCAAATAATGTATGGGTTTTAAAAAGAATTTTAGAACCTGGTGAGACTGTAAGTATTGATGTAACATTCAACACAACTCGTGTTGGTAATTTTACTAATATTGTGTGTGTAAGTTCCAATATAACTGAAAATAAAACTACAAATAATAATACAACAGTTTTAAAAGCAGATTTGGAAGTTAAAAAAATTGCTTTAACTCCAAAAGTTAAATTAGGAGATTTAACATCCTTTGAAATATATGTTCACAATATCGGCGATGTTGAACTAAGCAATGTTTGTATTGTTGAAGAGTCTTATCCAGGATTGATTTATGATTCATGGAATGAAGACAAATTGTGGACTTATGATGTTATCGGTGGTAAACATACATGGACATTAAATCGTAATTTGACTTTAGGCGAAAAATTAGCTATTGAAGTTTACTTCAAGACAAATTCCACAGGTAACTTTGTCAATACTGCAGTTGTATCATCTAATGAAACTGAAAATAAAACTGTTACTAACAATACAACAGTTTTAAAACCGGCTATGGATGTTAAAAAAATTGCTTTAAATCAAAGTGTTTCTATTGGAGGCATTGCTATATTTGAAATTATAGTAAACAATGTCGGTGAAGTTGAATTGTATGATATTACATTAAATGAAGTAATTCCTGATGGTCTTGATTATCTTGGCTATCGTGAATCCAAATTCTGGACTTATAAAGGTAATTATGTCTGGAAAGCTAATGCTCCTTTGCTTGTTAATGAGAAAGAGTCATTAATTGTATACTTTAATGCAACCAAAGTAGGTAACTTGACTAATGAAGTAATTGTAAGTTCAAATCAGACTGAAAATAAAACTTCCAACAACACTACTGAGGTTTTAAAATGTGATTTGTATGTTGAAAAGATTGCTCATAACAAAACCGTTGCAATCAATGAAATTGTGACCTTTGAAATTTTCGTTAAAAACACAGGAGAAATTGATTTAACTGATGTTACAGTTAAGGATATTCCTCAAGAGGGCTTGAATTATGTTGGTTATAGACATACTAATGATTGGAATTATGTTGGTGGGGTTTGGAAACTTAATCGTGTTTTAGAACCGCAGGCTTCTTCAGTTATTTATGTTTATTATAATGCAACTAAATTGGGTAATCTAACCAATACTGCTGTTGTTTCATCTAACAAGACAGAAAACAAAACAGACAATGATACTGTTGAAGTTTTAAGACCACATATGTCTGTTGTAAAGATTGCAAAGGATAAAACCGTTAGCTTAGGTTCTAATGCTACATTTGAAATTGTTGTCCATAATGATGGTGAAACTGACTTAAACAATGTACAAGTATCTGATATTGTGCCTGAAGGATTAATTTTCCTATCTCAAAATTCTAGGGGATTGTGGGATTATTCCAATGGGGTATGGATACTTAAAGATACTTTAAAAGTTGGTGAGTATGCTGCATTTTATGTAACATTTGCTACTAATAAAACAGGTAATTTAACAAATACTGTTGTTGCCACTTCCAATGAAACCGGTAACATTACTAATGAAACTAATGTTACAGTTTTAAGCGGTAATTTAAGTGTTAGAAAAATTACTTTAAATCATTATGTAGCTATTGGTGAGAGCATTGCTTTTGAAATATTCGTTGAAAATACCGGTGAAATTGATTTACATGATGTCTATATTATAGAAGAGTCATACGAAGGCTTGATTTATGAAGGCTATAGCAATATCGATGACTGGTCTTACTCTGACGGCAAATGGATATTGAATCATATCCTAAAACCGGGTCAGTTCACAGGTTTGCTTGTATATTTCATTTCAAATAAAACAGGTAACTTTACAAATTATGCAAGTGCTGGTTCTAATGAAACCAATAAAACTTATACCAACAATACTACTGAAGTTTTCAATACGACTGAAGAAATACCTATTTCAAACTCAACAGAAATTGAATCTCTTGATTTGATAAAAACAGCTTTAAACAAACAGGTTACTTTAGGCGATAAGGCTATTTTCCAAATTGTTGTTCACAATACTGGAACAGCTACATTGTATAATGTAACTGTAAGTGAAGTGTTCTATGGTGGATTAATCTATGATTCCTTTGTGGATTATACAGGATTATTTACCAAAAATAGCAATCTGTCATGGACAGTTGATGTTCTTTATCCTGGAGAGTTCTTAGGTTTTACAGTCTATTTCAATACTACAAAACCTGGTGAATTTGTCAATGTTGTATCTGATGGAAATAAAACTGATAATGATACAGTTAAGGTTTTAAAACCATCATACACTATTGAAAAAATTGCCTTAAATAAAAATCTGCATTTGGGTGATTTGGCGGTATTTGAGATAATGGTTCATAATGATGGCGAAGTAAATCTGGATAACATTACTGTCAGCGAATTATTATTCGAAGGTCTTGATTATCTGTACTTTGTAGATTATCTTAACTCATGGGAATATGTTGGAGATTTAACATGGTCCTTAAATAATACATTAGTTCCTGGTGAATATTCAGGGTTCTTTGTATACTTTAACACAACTTTGCCGGGTAAATTCATAAATATGATTTCATCCGGAAATAAAACGGCTAATGACACTGTTGAAGTTCGTGACTTTGTATTTGACATTGAAAAAATAGCTGTTAATAAAGTTGTAAAATTAGGCGATCAGGTTATATTTGAAATCGTTGTTCACAACAGCGGTGAAATTCCATTGAATAATGTTGTTGTTCGTGAAATTTTCTATGACGGATTAATCTATGATCATTATATTGATGAGAATGGTTTATGGAGTTATGATAATTTAACATGGACATTAAATGATTTGCTTGTTCCTGGAGAATATTCTGTGTTTTCAGTTGTCTTCAACACTACTGAAGTTGGTAAATTTACAAATGTTGTAAGTTATGATAATAAGACGGCAAATGATACAGTTGAAGTGTTCACTCCAGAATATGAAATTGGCAAAGTCGCTTTGGAAAAAAGTGCTGTTGTTGGAGATGAAGTAACATTTGAAATCTATGTTCACAATACTGGTAAAGTAAATGTGGATAATATCACTATCAATGAATCATCCTTTGATGGTTTGGAATTTGTGAGTTTTGTCGATAATTCAGAATTCTGGGATTATGCGGGCAATTTATCATGGACTTTAAATAGATTCATCGCCCCTGGTGCATATGTGGGATTCTTTGTAACATTTAAAACCACAAAATCTGGAGAATCAGTAAATGTTATTACTTCAGGCAATAAATCTGCAAATGACACTGTCGAAGTAAACAAACCGCAATACGAAATAGATAAAATAGTCTTGAATAAAACAGTTCAAGTTGGTGAGCAAGTAATTTTTGAAATTGTTGTACATAACAGTGGAAAAGTTGCTATTGATAACATTACCGTAGTTGAGTCTTCATTTGTGGGTTTAGAATATGTTGGTTATTTGGATACCACTGGAAGGTGGATAAATAATGGCTTATCCTGGACATTAAGTGATACTTTAACTCCTGGTGAGTATATAGTATTCTTTGTAATATTCAATACTACTAGCGAAGGTAATTTTACAAATACAATTATTTCAGGTAATTTAACTGAAAATGATACTGTTGAAGTACTTAAAAATGAAACTCCATCTGAAAACAAAACAACTCCTGATGTTCCTGAGGTTCCTAGTGAGGAAATTCCTGCTGAAGAAGTTGTTGTTGAGGATAAATCTGAGGTTAAAATCTCATCAGGAACTGGTAATCCAATTCTATTGATTTTATTAGTACTTTTAAATTTAGTAATTTTAAGACGCAGAAAATAA
- a CDS encoding DEAD/DEAH box helicase — protein sequence MKKQFKNPSEYNRFKKLVKETKIYDEPISLNGELRPYQKIGYSWLVQNIKFKFGSILADDMGLGKTIQILTAILYFNEQNRLDNRPSLIIVPPTLISNWENEINKFTPELTYYIYHGTNRTFPIDDYDIILTSYGVVRLDLDLFMDDDWLLCVIDEAQNIKNPNTEQTKAIKSIRASTKVALTGTPIENKLMDYWSIFDFVNEGYLSTKDNFKRDYVVPIEKLEDEETLENLRTIAKPFVMRRLKSDDDIKKELPEKFVNDIYCTLTKKQIRLYNAILDEIFFDIENSKGIQRKGIILKILTALKQTCNHPAQFLDIKKPKISESGKMELLVDILKNILDADEKVIIFTQYVEMGKLIQELVSKKFKKEVLFLHGSQTLKEKTQIIDTFQNDPNYKIFVATLKTGGTGLNLTAAQNVIHYDLWWNPAVENQATDRVHRIGQENDVMVYRFITKGTLEETINEISKHKIDLASKSISNDETFITEMSNEELKSVLALRI from the coding sequence ATGAAAAAACAGTTTAAAAATCCTTCAGAATATAACAGGTTTAAAAAGCTTGTTAAGGAAACTAAAATCTATGATGAGCCTATTTCGTTAAACGGCGAGCTGAGGCCATATCAAAAGATTGGTTATTCATGGCTTGTTCAAAACATTAAATTCAAATTCGGAAGCATCCTTGCAGATGATATGGGTCTTGGAAAAACCATTCAGATATTGACTGCAATTCTTTATTTTAATGAGCAAAACAGGCTTGATAACAGGCCGTCATTAATTATTGTTCCTCCAACATTAATATCAAACTGGGAAAATGAGATAAACAAGTTCACTCCGGAGCTTACCTATTATATCTATCATGGAACAAACCGTACTTTCCCGATAGATGATTATGACATCATTCTGACTTCTTATGGTGTAGTTCGCCTTGATTTAGATCTGTTCATGGATGATGACTGGCTTTTATGTGTAATTGATGAAGCTCAAAACATTAAAAATCCGAACACTGAACAGACAAAAGCTATTAAAAGCATTCGTGCATCAACCAAGGTTGCTTTAACTGGAACTCCTATTGAAAATAAGCTGATGGACTATTGGTCAATATTTGATTTTGTAAATGAAGGATATCTTTCAACCAAGGATAATTTTAAAAGGGATTATGTTGTTCCTATTGAAAAGCTGGAAGATGAGGAAACTCTTGAAAACCTGAGAACTATTGCAAAGCCTTTTGTTATGAGGCGACTTAAAAGCGATGATGACATTAAAAAGGAGCTTCCAGAGAAATTCGTAAACGACATCTACTGCACATTGACCAAAAAGCAGATCAGGTTATACAATGCAATCTTGGATGAGATTTTCTTTGATATAGAAAATTCCAAGGGAATTCAAAGAAAAGGAATTATCCTTAAGATACTGACTGCATTAAAGCAGACCTGCAATCATCCTGCACAGTTTCTCGATATTAAAAAGCCTAAGATTTCCGAATCAGGCAAAATGGAACTGCTTGTCGATATTTTAAAAAACATTCTGGATGCCGATGAAAAGGTAATCATTTTCACACAGTATGTTGAGATGGGAAAGCTTATTCAGGAGCTTGTTTCAAAGAAGTTTAAAAAAGAAGTCCTGTTTTTGCACGGTTCACAAACACTTAAGGAAAAAACCCAAATCATAGATACATTTCAAAATGACCCGAATTACAAAATATTCGTTGCAACATTAAAGACAGGTGGTACAGGATTGAACTTAACGGCTGCGCAGAATGTGATTCATTATGATTTGTGGTGGAATCCTGCAGTGGAAAATCAGGCAACCGACAGGGTTCACAGAATCGGTCAGGAAAATGACGTGATGGTATACAGGTTCATCACAAAAGGAACACTTGAAGAGACAATTAATGAAATAAGCAAGCATAAGATAGATTTGGCCAGCAAATCCATAAGCAATGATGAGACATTCATAACTGAAATGAGCAATGAGGAACTGAAAAGTGTTTTGGCATTGAGAATTTAG
- a CDS encoding NAD(P)H-binding protein, with protein MNIAILGATGNFGIALTSKLLAYTDHNLTLISRNAGNKFEDNYRIKSKSIDASNNIRDLNKALENQDLVYCAISGDFIPVIADNIINCHPKRLIFMATVGIYNELENASHLNVDNEQLQIPNQYAVDLIENSDVDYTIFRLGLMDYGDEDDYVITKKGESVKTHNTTVESVIKIALEIIDNPELYSRESISITKKE; from the coding sequence ATGAATATAGCTATTCTCGGTGCTACAGGAAACTTTGGAATTGCCCTAACATCAAAATTGCTTGCATATACAGACCATAATTTAACACTGATTTCAAGAAATGCCGGCAATAAGTTTGAAGACAACTATAGGATTAAATCTAAAAGCATTGACGCTTCAAACAACATCAGGGATTTGAATAAGGCTTTAGAAAATCAGGATTTGGTTTATTGTGCGATATCAGGAGATTTCATACCAGTCATTGCAGACAATATCATAAACTGCCATCCGAAAAGACTAATATTTATGGCAACTGTCGGCATTTACAATGAGCTTGAAAATGCAAGCCATCTGAATGTGGATAACGAGCAGCTGCAAATTCCAAACCAGTATGCAGTTGATCTGATTGAAAACAGTGATGTGGACTACACAATATTCAGATTAGGCCTTATGGACTACGGTGATGAAGATGACTATGTCATTACAAAAAAAGGGGAAAGCGTAAAAACTCATAACACTACTGTCGAGTCTGTAATTAAAATCGCATTGGAAATAATTGATAATCCTGAATTATATTCCCGCGAAAGCATCAGCATTACAAAAAAAGAATGA
- a CDS encoding HEAT repeat domain-containing protein: protein MGLKHPAEIERYVDTIAGYLDDDNPKLRERSANAIGRIGRADKNLVLSYMDRLMEMRFDESENVRHAFVWACENIALNAPELFCEKLEIFLDMISDTSLKARIESPEIFRVVGKRKPECVKPYLEKLEWISQNDENSTVRIHSAGAVRITENSLRKH, encoded by the coding sequence ATGGGATTAAAACATCCTGCAGAAATTGAAAGGTATGTTGATACTATTGCTGGTTATTTGGATGATGATAATCCAAAATTGAGAGAAAGATCAGCCAATGCTATTGGAAGAATCGGAAGAGCTGATAAAAATTTAGTACTTTCTTATATGGACAGATTGATGGAAATGAGATTTGACGAATCCGAAAACGTTAGGCACGCATTCGTATGGGCTTGTGAAAACATTGCTTTAAATGCTCCGGAGCTATTTTGCGAAAAACTGGAAATTTTTCTAGATATGATTTCAGATACATCACTAAAGGCTAGAATTGAATCTCCTGAAATATTCAGGGTAGTTGGAAAACGAAAACCTGAATGCGTAAAGCCTTATCTGGAAAAACTGGAATGGATTAGTCAAAATGATGAAAACTCCACTGTTCGAATCCACAGTGCAGGTGCAGTCCGTATTACTGAAAATTCATTAAGAAAACATTAA
- a CDS encoding histidine kinase dimerization/phosphoacceptor domain -containing protein: MKVEKEYRLLENIDEIRIYNARKKDFYKPTPQEFDIEDIPIQEFINNLPIEIHTFIPYNDGEDFIIQSLGSFTLDRYNSTQEDAKGRLLSKLSPLFYDILHDDLLGVYTRRKPKNIRFVYYDGKKLTKLSTARIVYDMERIFIITNNVDTNINKEEDIGDKHFDEDKSNMIESFSQTGSYYNLNGKYTWSQGIYNIINRPKEEADDFYNIVFDLAIPEDQHIVDKIFTITNKETSQCNEILRIMTRDGAIKVLEVNIYSYFDESGIIIRQGLINDITQHHHYETSKPVDFLMDGFKNSRKLALLIEPLNKKHYKFSKGFYYIIEKDYEEYEHSLKIIDNIVEKDAAERFEQLYQGEIKKIYETITFEVDANPKKKKIVDVYIERFEYNNEVHSLGFLTDITEEIREQNQLKEANELQKILIKEIHHRVKNNLQVLNSFLNLEKRAYRNDPDTIIEHMQTRLTSLALLHEKTYGSKDFKNINLKEYMKDYDEKTGNFMDSPTDIEFETYVDENLHLTIDNITPLLLIIDEITMNSIKHAFPDKSMQDKKITKKILKVDDNTACLIITDNGVGIEDTKKITKNLGCEIIKSLTKQLSGNIRLIQPEKGMGYELIFPIQTEETE; encoded by the coding sequence ATGAAAGTTGAAAAAGAATATAGGCTTCTAGAAAACATTGATGAAATTCGAATTTATAATGCCAGAAAAAAAGACTTTTATAAACCAACACCACAGGAATTTGACATTGAAGACATACCAATCCAGGAATTCATCAACAACCTCCCAATAGAAATCCACACTTTCATCCCATATAACGACGGCGAAGACTTCATCATCCAGTCTTTAGGTAGTTTCACCCTTGACAGATACAACAGCACACAGGAAGATGCAAAAGGCAGACTGTTAAGCAAGCTTTCACCACTATTTTATGATATTCTACATGATGATTTATTGGGCGTTTATACAAGGCGCAAACCAAAAAATATAAGGTTTGTCTATTACGACGGAAAGAAATTGACAAAACTGAGCACAGCAAGAATAGTCTATGATATGGAAAGAATATTCATAATAACAAACAATGTGGATACAAACATCAATAAAGAAGAAGATATTGGAGATAAACACTTTGATGAAGACAAAAGCAACATGATAGAAAGCTTTTCCCAAACGGGTAGCTATTATAATCTTAATGGAAAATATACCTGGTCTCAAGGAATATATAATATCATCAACCGCCCTAAAGAAGAGGCGGACGATTTTTACAACATCGTTTTTGATTTGGCAATACCTGAAGACCAGCACATAGTTGACAAGATTTTTACTATAACAAACAAGGAAACCTCACAATGCAATGAAATCCTTCGCATCATGACCCGTGACGGAGCCATAAAAGTTCTTGAAGTCAACATATATTCCTATTTTGATGAAAGCGGAATAATCATTCGCCAAGGTTTAATCAACGACATTACACAGCACCATCATTATGAAACCAGCAAGCCGGTTGACTTCCTGATGGACGGATTTAAGAACAGCAGAAAATTGGCTTTGCTGATTGAGCCTTTAAACAAAAAGCATTATAAGTTCTCCAAAGGATTTTACTACATTATTGAAAAGGATTATGAAGAATATGAACATTCCCTCAAAATCATAGACAACATTGTTGAAAAAGACGCTGCCGAAAGGTTTGAACAGCTATACCAGGGAGAAATAAAAAAAATCTATGAAACAATAACATTTGAAGTTGACGCAAACCCCAAAAAGAAAAAGATTGTTGATGTCTACATAGAAAGATTTGAATACAATAATGAAGTCCATAGCCTAGGATTTTTAACAGACATTACCGAAGAGATAAGGGAACAGAATCAGCTTAAGGAAGCAAATGAACTTCAAAAGATTTTAATCAAGGAAATCCACCACAGAGTAAAAAACAATCTCCAGGTTCTAAACAGCTTTTTAAATCTTGAAAAAAGGGCATACAGAAATGATCCCGACACAATAATTGAGCATATGCAAACACGTCTTACATCACTTGCATTGCTTCATGAAAAAACCTACGGAAGCAAGGATTTTAAAAACATAAATCTGAAGGAGTATATGAAGGATTATGATGAAAAAACAGGAAACTTTATGGATTCACCTACAGACATTGAGTTTGAAACCTATGTGGATGAAAACCTCCACCTGACAATTGACAACATAACTCCACTGCTTTTAATCATTGATGAAATAACAATGAATTCCATAAAGCATGCATTTCCGGACAAATCAATGCAGGATAAGAAAATCACCAAAAAGATTTTAAAAGTGGATGACAATACTGCCTGTTTAATAATTACGGACAACGGTGTGGGAATTGAAGACACCAAAAAAATCACGAAAAATCTTGGATGCGAAATAATCAAAAGCCTGACAAAGCAGCTGAGCGGAAATATCCGATTAATCCAGCCCGAAAAAGGAATGGGCTATGAATTGATTTTCCCTATTCAAACAGAAGAAACAGAATAG